Genomic segment of Glutamicibacter sp. JL.03c:
ACGATGAAATGACGCAGCGTGGTGTGGGCGGTGTTGGCCTCGGATTGCCACCGCGGATACGCGGACACCAATGCTCTTCTCGTCCTGCTCCACCGTGCATGTTTTCCGCCCGCACAGAGGAACTTCCTGAGTTGAAAGCGGCCAGGGGGCACGTGCCTAGGCGATGCGGCCCGACTAGGGCTAGCGGTGCTGATGAAGCGATCTACGCAGCTTTCCTGTTGGCACGCATTCTGGCTCGCCAAGCTCGCACGTGGACGGCAGGCATCCCCGTTGGTCCCTGCTATCGCCATCTCCCGTCGCTGGCTTGCTGGCGACGCGATTCTTCGACGCAGCTCTCTTGCGCCCAAGGGTAACGAAAATTCAATCCCAGCACCGTCGATCCAGCATGAAGGTAGTGTCCTAGGCATCTGCTGCAAGCTTCGCCATCTTTTCATTCCGAGCTATGCCCATCGGTCCCTGATCAATTCGAACTTGGCAGGCTCGATTTTCGCTGTACCTCACGATAGGGCACTAAGGCGGCCAGCCATCGCATAGGCCATGCGATTGACCGGATTTGGGCGCATCGTCCGTGATCGTCTTGGCCAAGTAGCCGTAGTGCCTCAAGGCAGCAGACGGCAGGGCACCTAGGCCACGTTGAATCGGATGAGGCAAGATTCCGCATATGCATGCCAATGGGTTCGGCGTCTAACGCTACCCGGCACGATTCAGAACGGGATCTATAAAAACTCAGACGAGCAGATTGCGCGAACGGATGCTTGAACTGCAAAAAGTCCCCGACGGCTGTAGAGACCCCCGACGGCTGATACACGGTGACGTAAATACTAGTTCGAGCAACAGGACATTCTTTGGTGTTCGTCACGAAGCTCAATGGTCGGATTGCTAGGATCAGCCCAACACTAATAGAGGAGCGGGTAATGACGCACGTCAGCGACTACGACGAATTCGCCGAAGCATATGCGAGGGAAAACGAAACCAGTTTGCTCAATGCCTACTACGAACGTCCAGCCATGTTAGCCCTCGCGGGAGACGTAGCGGGACGGCGAATTCTGGACATAGGCTGCGGCACGGGGCCGCTGGCAGAGCAACTGGTCAAGCGAGGTGCGTTGGTTGCAGGGTTTGATACCAGTTCAGCCATGATTGAACTGGCTCGACGACGCCTGGGAGACCAGGCGGAGCTGTGCGTGGCGACGCTAGGGGAAAAGCTCCCGTACGAGGATGACTCCTTTGATGACGCGGTTGCCTCCCTGGTCTTTCACTACCTACAAGACTGGACGCTTGCGCTGGACGAAGTGCGCCGTGTGCTCAAGCCTGGAGGGCGGCTGATCATGTCGGTCAATCATCCGATTCTCTATCCGTTCAACCATCGAGGTGAGGACTATTTCCAGTTGACTCGCTACACCGATGAAGTCACCCTTGATGGCCGATCCGCAACGTTGACTTATTGGCATCGACCGTTGCATGAGACCATGGCTGCCCTGATCTCGGCTGGCTTTCGGGTGCAACGTGTTTGGGAACCGCCCTATGACAAGAATGCGCCCGTAGAAGTCGTTCCCCAACCGCTCCGTGAAAGAGATGCATTCTTAAGTTTTCTCTTTTTCTCGCTGAGCTCCGAGTGACCGATGATCCACCGTGTTGGAGATCTGATGGTGTCGCCGAGCGGACTTCCGACAGTCTGACGAGCAGGGATGTGGCATATGGTCGGAGCGCCGGTTTTCAAAGGCTTAACAGTGCTGTTTGCGTGCTGGCGTCGTGCCACTTTCCCAGTACAAGGGGGCGGGATCCCGGCATTGTGAAGCTCGCGCGTTGAATCTTCTGGGGGCGAGTCCAGTTTCTCAAGATACAACCACGTGCCAAAAGCATGCCATGGATCAGTGTTCAGCCACGGTGCTTCCGGGCCGGGGCGGAATTCCTCGATTAACTACCGATGAGTAAGGTTGAATCACAGAAAATAGCAATAAATGTGATTCCTGCGAATGCCAATAAAATCCAGATCAAGCGAACTTTCACGATTGCGGGAACACCACTCGTTGTGCATTAAACGAAAATTTTCAGAATTAGATTTATTTCAATGGACAGTTTGCTCTTTTGAGGGATAAGCTGTGATCAGACACACGCACTAAGAGTTGGGGAACTCGCCTGGTGTCGAAACTTGGGGAATTTTTCGCGTCTTGATTTGGGTAGATAGACGCGAATTAGCGTTA
This window contains:
- a CDS encoding class I SAM-dependent methyltransferase; the encoded protein is MTHVSDYDEFAEAYARENETSLLNAYYERPAMLALAGDVAGRRILDIGCGTGPLAEQLVKRGALVAGFDTSSAMIELARRRLGDQAELCVATLGEKLPYEDDSFDDAVASLVFHYLQDWTLALDEVRRVLKPGGRLIMSVNHPILYPFNHRGEDYFQLTRYTDEVTLDGRSATLTYWHRPLHETMAALISAGFRVQRVWEPPYDKNAPVEVVPQPLRERDAFLSFLFFSLSSE